Proteins from a single region of Oncorhynchus keta strain PuntledgeMale-10-30-2019 unplaced genomic scaffold, Oket_V2 Un_contig_16216_pilon_pilon, whole genome shotgun sequence:
- the LOC127919273 gene encoding uncharacterized protein LOC127919273 isoform X46 codes for MVEGTTLQCDGLLGGTAILLEGTTLQCDGLLGGTTILLEGTTLQCDGLLGGTTILLEGTTLQCDGLLGGTTILLEGTTLQCDGLLGGTTILLEGTTLQCDGLLGGTTILLEGTTLQCDGLLGGTTILLEGTTLQCDGLLGGTTILLEGTTLQCDGLLGGTAILLEGTTLQCDGLLGGTTILLEGTTLQCDGLLGGTAILLEGTTLQCDGLLGGTTILLEGTTLQCDGLLGGTAILLEGTTLQCDGLLGGTTILLEGTTLQCDGLLGGTTILLEGTTLQCDGLLGGTAILLEGTTLQCDGLLGGTTILLEGTTLQCDGLLGGTTILLEGTTLQCDGLLGETASQNSKDCIFFNTLFLFL; via the exons ATGGttgaaggaacaacgttacaatgtgatggactactag gtggaacagccattctgttagaaggaacaacgttacaatgtgatggactactaggtggaacaaccattctgttagaaggaacaacgttacaatgtgatggactactaggtggaacaaccattctgttagaaggaacaacgttacaatgtgatggactactaggtggaacaaccattctgttagaaggaacaacgttacaatgtgatggactactaggtggaacaaccattctgttagaaggaacaacgttacaatgtgatggactactaggtggaacaaccattctgttagaaggaacaacgttacaatgtgatggactactaggtggaacaaccattctgttagaaggaacaacgttacaatgtgatggactactaggtggaacaaccattctgttagaaggaacaacgttacaatgtgatggactactaggtggaacagccattctgttagaaggaacaacgttacaatgtgatggactactaggtggaacaaccattctgttagaaggaacaacgttacaatgtgatggactactaggtggaacagccattctgttagaaggaacaacgttacaatgtgatggactactaggtggaacaaccattctgttagaaggaacaacgttacaatgtgatggactactaggtggaacagccattctgttagaaggaacaacgttacaatgtgatggactactaggtggaacaaccattctgttagaaggaacaacgttacaatgtgatggactactaggtggaacaaccattctgttagaaggaacaacgttacaatgtgatggactactaggtggaacagccattctgttagaaggaacaacgttacaatgtgatggactactaggtggaacaaccattctgttagaaggaacaacattacaatgtgatggactactag gtggaacaaccattctgttagaaggaacaacgttacaatgtgatggactactag gtgaaACAGCCTCTCAAAACTCCAAAGATTGTATTTtcttcaacactttgtttttatTTCTGTAA
- the LOC127919273 gene encoding uncharacterized protein LOC127919273 isoform X41 — MVEGTTLQCDGLLGGTAILLEGTTLQCDGLLGGTTILLEGTTLQCDGLLGGTTILLEGTTLQCDGLLGGTTILLEGTTLQCDGLLGGTTILLEGTTLQCDGLLGGTTILLEGTTLQCDGLLGGTTILLEGTTLQCDGLLGGTTILLEGTTLQCDGLLGGTAILLEGTTLQCDGLLGGTTILLEGTTLQCDGLLGGTAILLEGTTLQCDGLLGGTTILLEGTTLQCDGLLGGTAILLEGTTLQCDGLLGGTTILLEGTTLQCDGLLGGTTILLEGTTLQCDGLLGGTAILLEGTTLQCDGLLGGTTILLEGTTLQCDGLLGGTAILLEGTTLQCDGLLGGTAILLEGTTLQCDGLLGGTAILLEGTTLQCDGLLGGTAILLEGTTLQCDGLLGETASQNSKDCIFFNTLFLFL; from the exons ATGGttgaaggaacaacgttacaatgtgatggactactag gtggaacagccattctgttagaaggaacaacgttacaatgtgatggactactaggtggaacaaccattctgttagaaggaacaacgttacaatgtgatggactactaggtggaacaaccattctgttagaaggaacaacgttacaatgtgatggactactaggtggaacaaccattctgttagaaggaacaacgttacaatgtgatggactactaggtggaacaaccattctgttagaaggaacaacgttacaatgtgatggactactaggtggaacaaccattctgttagaaggaacaacgttacaatgtgatggactactaggtggaacaaccattctgttagaaggaacaacgttacaatgtgatggactactaggtggaacaaccattctgttagaaggaacaacgttacaatgtgatggactactaggtggaacagccattctgttagaaggaacaacgttacaatgtgatggactactaggtggaacaaccattctgttagaaggaacaacgttacaatgtgatggactactaggtggaacagccattctgttagaaggaacaacgttacaatgtgatggactactaggtggaacaaccattctgttagaaggaacaacgttacaatgtgatggactactaggtggaacagccattctgttagaaggaacaacgttacaatgtgatggactactaggtggaacaaccattctgttagaaggaacaacgttacaatgtgatggactactaggtggaacaaccattctgttagaaggaacaacgttacaatgtgatggactactaggtggaacagccattctgttagaaggaacaacgttacaatgtgatggactactaggtggaacaaccattctgttagaaggaacaacattacaatgtgatggactactaggtggaacagccattctgttagaaggaacaacgttacaatgtgatggactactaggtggaacagccattctgttagaaggaacaacgttacaatgtgatggactactaggtggaacagccattctgttagaaggaacaacgttacaatgtgatggactactaggtggaacagccattctgttagaaggaacaacgttacaatgtgatggactactag gtgaaACAGCCTCTCAAAACTCCAAAGATTGTATTTtcttcaacactttgtttttatTTCTGTAA
- the LOC127919273 gene encoding uncharacterized protein LOC127919273 isoform X35: MVEGTTLQCDGLLGGTAILLEGTTLQCDGLLGGTTILLEGTTLQCDGLLGGTTILLEGTTLQCDGLLGGTTILLEGTTLQCDGLLGGTTILLEGTTLQCDGLLGGTTILLEGTTLQCDGLLGGTTILLEGTTLQCDGLLGGTTILLEGTTLQCDGLLGGTAILLEGTTLQCDGLLGGTTILLEGTTLQCDGLLGGTAILLEGTTLQCDGLLGGTTILLEGTTLQCDGLLGGTAILLEGTTLQCDGLLGGTTILLEGTTLQCDGLLGGTTILLEGTTLQCDGLLGGTAILLEGTTLQCDGLLGGTTILLEGTTLQCDGLLGGTAILLEGTTLQCDGLLGGTAILLEGTTLQCDGLLGGTAILLEGTTLQCDGLLGGTAILLEGTTLQCDGLLGGTAILLEGTTLQCDGLLGGTTILLEGTTLQCDGLLGETASQNSKDCIFFNTLFLFL; this comes from the exons ATGGttgaaggaacaacgttacaatgtgatggactactag gtggaacagccattctgttagaaggaacaacgttacaatgtgatggactactaggtggaacaaccattctgttagaaggaacaacgttacaatgtgatggactactaggtggaacaaccattctgttagaaggaacaacgttacaatgtgatggactactaggtggaacaaccattctgttagaaggaacaacgttacaatgtgatggactactaggtggaacaaccattctgttagaaggaacaacgttacaatgtgatggactactaggtggaacaaccattctgttagaaggaacaacgttacaatgtgatggactactaggtggaacaaccattctgttagaaggaacaacgttacaatgtgatggactactaggtggaacaaccattctgttagaaggaacaacgttacaatgtgatggactactaggtggaacagccattctgttagaaggaacaacgttacaatgtgatggactactaggtggaacaaccattctgttagaaggaacaacgttacaatgtgatggactactaggtggaacagccattctgttagaaggaacaacgttacaatgtgatggactactaggtggaacaaccattctgttagaaggaacaacgttacaatgtgatggactactaggtggaacagccattctgttagaaggaacaacgttacaatgtgatggactactaggtggaacaaccattctgttagaaggaacaacgttacaatgtgatggactactaggtggaacaaccattctgttagaaggaacaacgttacaatgtgatggactactaggtggaacagccattctgttagaaggaacaacgttacaatgtgatggactactaggtggaacaaccattctgttagaaggaacaacattacaatgtgatggactactaggtggaacagccattctgttagaaggaacaacgttacaatgtgatggactactaggtggaacagccattctgttagaaggaacaacgttacaatgtgatggactactaggtggaacagccattctgttagaaggaacaacgttacaatgtgatggactactaggtggaacagccattctgttagaaggaacaacgttacaatgtgatggactactaggtggaacagccattctgttagaaggaacaacgttacaatgtgatggactactaggtggaacaaccattctgttagaaggaacaacgttacaatgtgatggactactag gtgaaACAGCCTCTCAAAACTCCAAAGATTGTATTTtcttcaacactttgtttttatTTCTGTAA
- the LOC127919273 gene encoding uncharacterized protein LOC127919273 isoform X30: protein MVEGTTLQCDGLLGGTAILLEGTTLQCDGLLGGTTILLEGTTLQCDGLLGGTTILLEGTTLQCDGLLGGTTILLEGTTLQCDGLLGGTTILLEGTTLQCDGLLGGTTILLEGTTLQCDGLLGGTTILLEGTTLQCDGLLGGTTILLEGTTLQCDGLLGGTAILLEGTTLQCDGLLGGTTILLEGTTLQCDGLLGGTAILLEGTTLQCDGLLGGTTILLEGTTLQCDGLLGGTAILLEGTTLQCDGLLGGTTILLEGTTLQCDGLLGGTTILLEGTTLQCDGLLGGTAILLEGTTLQCDGLLGGTTILLEGTTLQCDGLLGGTAILLEGTTLQCDGLLGGTAILLEGTTLQCDGLLGGTAILLEGTTLQCDGLLGGTAILLEGTTLQCDGLLGGTAILLEGTTLQCDGLLGGTTILLEGTTLQCDGLLGGTTILLEGTTLQCDGLLGETASQNSKDCIFFNTLFLFL from the exons ATGGttgaaggaacaacgttacaatgtgatggactactag gtggaacagccattctgttagaaggaacaacgttacaatgtgatggactactaggtggaacaaccattctgttagaaggaacaacgttacaatgtgatggactactaggtggaacaaccattctgttagaaggaacaacgttacaatgtgatggactactaggtggaacaaccattctgttagaaggaacaacgttacaatgtgatggactactaggtggaacaaccattctgttagaaggaacaacgttacaatgtgatggactactaggtggaacaaccattctgttagaaggaacaacgttacaatgtgatggactactaggtggaacaaccattctgttagaaggaacaacgttacaatgtgatggactactaggtggaacaaccattctgttagaaggaacaacgttacaatgtgatggactactaggtggaacagccattctgttagaaggaacaacgttacaatgtgatggactactaggtggaacaaccattctgttagaaggaacaacgttacaatgtgatggactactaggtggaacagccattctgttagaaggaacaacgttacaatgtgatggactactaggtggaacaaccattctgttagaaggaacaacgttacaatgtgatggactactaggtggaacagccattctgttagaaggaacaacgttacaatgtgatggactactaggtggaacaaccattctgttagaaggaacaacgttacaatgtgatggactactaggtggaacaaccattctgttagaaggaacaacgttacaatgtgatggactactaggtggaacagccattctgttagaaggaacaacgttacaatgtgatggactactaggtggaacaaccattctgttagaaggaacaacattacaatgtgatggactactaggtggaacagccattctgttagaaggaacaacgttacaatgtgatggactactaggtggaacagccattctgttagaaggaacaacgttacaatgtgatggactactaggtggaacagccattctgttagaaggaacaacgttacaatgtgatggactactaggtggaacagccattctgttagaaggaacaacgttacaatgtgatggactactaggtggaacagccattctgttagaaggaacaacgttacaatgtgatggactactaggtggaacaaccattctgttagaaggaacaacgttacaatgtgatggactactag gtggaacaaccattctgttagaaggaacaacgttacaatgtgatggactactag gtgaaACAGCCTCTCAAAACTCCAAAGATTGTATTTtcttcaacactttgtttttatTTCTGTAA
- the LOC127919273 gene encoding uncharacterized protein LOC127919273 isoform X19, whose protein sequence is MVEGTTLQCDGLLGGTAILLEGTTLQCDGLLGGTTILLEGTTLQCDGLLGGTTILLEGTTLQCDGLLGGTTILLEGTTLQCDGLLGGTTILLEGTTLQCDGLLGGTTILLEGTTLQCDGLLGGTTILLEGTTLQCDGLLGGTTILLEGTTLQCDGLLGGTAILLEGTTLQCDGLLGGTTILLEGTTLQCDGLLGGTAILLEGTTLQCDGLLGGTTILLEGTTLQCDGLLGGTAILLEGTTLQCDGLLGGTTILLEGTTLQCDGLLGGTTILLEGTTLQCDGLLGGTAILLEGTTLQCDGLLGGTTILLEGTTLQCDGLLGGTAILLEGTTLQCDGLLGGTAILLEGTTLQCDGLLGGTAILLEGTTLQCDGLLGGTAILLEGTTLQCDGLLGGTAILLEGTTLQCDGLLGGTTILLEGTTLQCDGLLGETTILLEGTTLQCDGLLGETTILLEGTTLQCDGLLGGTTILLEGTTLQCDGLLGETASQNSKDCIFFNTLFLFL, encoded by the exons ATGGttgaaggaacaacgttacaatgtgatggactactag gtggaacagccattctgttagaaggaacaacgttacaatgtgatggactactaggtggaacaaccattctgttagaaggaacaacgttacaatgtgatggactactaggtggaacaaccattctgttagaaggaacaacgttacaatgtgatggactactaggtggaacaaccattctgttagaaggaacaacgttacaatgtgatggactactaggtggaacaaccattctgttagaaggaacaacgttacaatgtgatggactactaggtggaacaaccattctgttagaaggaacaacgttacaatgtgatggactactaggtggaacaaccattctgttagaaggaacaacgttacaatgtgatggactactaggtggaacaaccattctgttagaaggaacaacgttacaatgtgatggactactaggtggaacagccattctgttagaaggaacaacgttacaatgtgatggactactaggtggaacaaccattctgttagaaggaacaacgttacaatgtgatggactactaggtggaacagccattctgttagaaggaacaacgttacaatgtgatggactactaggtggaacaaccattctgttagaaggaacaacgttacaatgtgatggactactaggtggaacagccattctgttagaaggaacaacgttacaatgtgatggactactaggtggaacaaccattctgttagaaggaacaacgttacaatgtgatggactactaggtggaacaaccattctgttagaaggaacaacgttacaatgtgatggactactaggtggaacagccattctgttagaaggaacaacgttacaatgtgatggactactaggtggaacaaccattctgttagaaggaacaacattacaatgtgatggactactaggtggaacagccattctgttagaaggaacaacgttacaatgtgatggactactaggtggaacagccattctgttagaaggaacaacgttacaatgtgatggactactaggtggaacagccattctgttagaaggaacaacgttacaatgtgatggactactaggtggaacagccattctgttagaaggaacaacgttacaatgtgatggactactaggtggaacagccattctgttagaaggaacaacgttacaatgtgatggactactaggtggaacaaccattctgttagaaggaacaacgttacaatgtgatggactactaggtgaaacaaccattctgttagaaggaacaacgttacaatgtgatggactactaggtgaaacaaccattctgttagaaggaacaacgttacaatgtgatggactactaggtggaacaaccattctgttagaaggaacaacgttacaatgtgatggactactag gtgaaACAGCCTCTCAAAACTCCAAAGATTGTATTTtcttcaacactttgtttttatTTCTGTAA
- the LOC127919273 gene encoding uncharacterized protein LOC127919273 isoform X11, whose protein sequence is MVEGTTLQCDGLLGGTAILLEGTTLQCDGLLGGTTILLEGTTLQCDGLLGGTTILLEGTTLQCDGLLGGTTILLEGTTLQCDGLLGGTTILLEGTTLQCDGLLGGTTILLEGTTLQCDGLLGGTTILLEGTTLQCDGLLGGTTILLEGTTLQCDGLLGGTAILLEGTTLQCDGLLGGTTILLEGTTLQCDGLLGGTAILLEGTTLQCDGLLGGTTILLEGTTLQCDGLLGGTAILLEGTTLQCDGLLGGTTILLEGTTLQCDGLLGGTTILLEGTTLQCDGLLGGTAILLEGTTLQCDGLLGGTTILLEGTTLQCDGLLGGTAILLEGTTLQCDGLLGGTAILLEGTTLQCDGLLGGTAILLEGTTLQCDGLLGGTAILLEGTTLQCDGLLGGTAILLEGTTLQCDGLLGGTTILLEGTTLQCDGLLGETTILLEGTTLQCDGLLGETTILLEGTTLQCDGLLGGTTILLEGTTLQCDGLLGETTILLEGTTLQCDGLLGGTTILLEGTTLQCDGLLGETASQNSKDCIFFNTLFLFL, encoded by the exons ATGGttgaaggaacaacgttacaatgtgatggactactag gtggaacagccattctgttagaaggaacaacgttacaatgtgatggactactaggtggaacaaccattctgttagaaggaacaacgttacaatgtgatggactactaggtggaacaaccattctgttagaaggaacaacgttacaatgtgatggactactaggtggaacaaccattctgttagaaggaacaacgttacaatgtgatggactactaggtggaacaaccattctgttagaaggaacaacgttacaatgtgatggactactaggtggaacaaccattctgttagaaggaacaacgttacaatgtgatggactactaggtggaacaaccattctgttagaaggaacaacgttacaatgtgatggactactaggtggaacaaccattctgttagaaggaacaacgttacaatgtgatggactactaggtggaacagccattctgttagaaggaacaacgttacaatgtgatggactactaggtggaacaaccattctgttagaaggaacaacgttacaatgtgatggactactaggtggaacagccattctgttagaaggaacaacgttacaatgtgatggactactaggtggaacaaccattctgttagaaggaacaacgttacaatgtgatggactactaggtggaacagccattctgttagaaggaacaacgttacaatgtgatggactactaggtggaacaaccattctgttagaaggaacaacgttacaatgtgatggactactaggtggaacaaccattctgttagaaggaacaacgttacaatgtgatggactactaggtggaacagccattctgttagaaggaacaacgttacaatgtgatggactactaggtggaacaaccattctgttagaaggaacaacattacaatgtgatggactactaggtggaacagccattctgttagaaggaacaacgttacaatgtgatggactactaggtggaacagccattctgttagaaggaacaacgttacaatgtgatggactactaggtggaacagccattctgttagaaggaacaacgttacaatgtgatggactactaggtggaacagccattctgttagaaggaacaacgttacaatgtgatggactactaggtggaacagccattctgttagaaggaacaacgttacaatgtgatggactactaggtggaacaaccattctgttagaaggaacaacgttacaatgtgatggactactaggtgaaacaaccattctgttagaaggaacaacgttacaatgtgatggactactaggtgaaacaaccattctgttagaaggaacaacgttacaatgtgatggactactaggtggaacaaccattctgttagaaggaacaacgttacaatgtgatggactactaggtgaaacaaccattctgttagaaggaacaacgttacaatgtgatggactactaggtggaacaaccattctgttagaaggaacaacgttacaatgtgatggactactag gtgaaACAGCCTCTCAAAACTCCAAAGATTGTATTTtcttcaacactttgtttttatTTCTGTAA
- the LOC127919273 gene encoding uncharacterized protein LOC127919273 isoform X27: MVEGTTLQCDGLLGGTAILLEGTTLQCDGLLGGTTILLEGTTLQCDGLLGGTTILLEGTTLQCDGLLGGTTILLEGTTLQCDGLLGGTTILLEGTTLQCDGLLGGTTILLEGTTLQCDGLLGGTTILLEGTTLQCDGLLGGTTILLEGTTLQCDGLLGGTAILLEGTTLQCDGLLGGTTILLEGTTLQCDGLLGGTAILLEGTTLQCDGLLGGTTILLEGTTLQCDGLLGGTAILLEGTTLQCDGLLGGTTILLEGTTLQCDGLLGGTTILLEGTTLQCDGLLGGTAILLEGTTLQCDGLLGGTTILLEGTTLQCDGLLGGTAILLEGTTLQCDGLLGGTAILLEGTTLQCDGLLGGTAILLEGTTLQCDGLLGETTILLEGTTLQCDGLLGETTILLEGTTLQCTPRELLVSGVVAPGSSSLPSGHSLFLPLPICLSPPLNFMLSQLPALSSLTSLSFIALQVPSRVHQ, encoded by the exons ATGGttgaaggaacaacgttacaatgtgatggactactag gtggaacagccattctgttagaaggaacaacgttacaatgtgatggactactaggtggaacaaccattctgttagaaggaacaacgttacaatgtgatggactactaggtggaacaaccattctgttagaaggaacaacgttacaatgtgatggactactaggtggaacaaccattctgttagaaggaacaacgttacaatgtgatggactactaggtggaacaaccattctgttagaaggaacaacgttacaatgtgatggactactaggtggaacaaccattctgttagaaggaacaacgttacaatgtgatggactactaggtggaacaaccattctgttagaaggaacaacgttacaatgtgatggactactaggtggaacaaccattctgttagaaggaacaacgttacaatgtgatggactactaggtggaacagccattctgttagaaggaacaacgttacaatgtgatggactactaggtggaacaaccattctgttagaaggaacaacgttacaatgtgatggactactaggtggaacagccattctgttagaaggaacaacgttacaatgtgatggactactaggtggaacaaccattctgttagaaggaacaacgttacaatgtgatggactactaggtggaacagccattctgttagaaggaacaacgttacaatgtgatggactactaggtggaacaaccattctgttagaaggaacaacgttacaatgtgatggactactaggtggaacaaccattctgttagaaggaacaacgttacaatgtgatggactactaggtggaacagccattctgttagaaggaacaacgttacaatgtgatggactactaggtggaacaaccattctgttagaaggaacaacattacaatgtgatggactactaggtggaacagccattctgttagaaggaacaacgttacaatgtgatggactactaggtggaacagccattctgttagaaggaacaacgttacaatgtgatggactactaggtggaacagccattctgttagaaggaacaacgttacaatgtgatggactactag gtgaaacaaccattctgttagaaggaacaacgttacaatgtgatggactactag gtgaaacaaccattctgttagaaggaacaacgttacaatgtacaccccgagagcttctggtcagcggggtggtggcaccgggatcctcatctctcccaagtggtcattctctctttctccccttacccatctgtctatcgcctcctttgaatttcatgctgtcacagttaccagccctttcaagcttaacatccttatcatttatcgccctccaggtcccctcgagagttcatcaatga